CTGGTGAAGGTGTTTTGGTTACGCGTACTGCGAATAACTACTATGCCACCTTGGGTTGGACCAATGATGTTCCTTTGGTCGATGGTAACACCTACGATGTTGAGGTACGCGCATTCAAAGGAGGAATATGGTGCATCTGGGGTGAGACCTGCCAAGTGACCATCTGCAACGCTCCGCCATGCGGCATGGAGGCGAATGGTGGCCAACAGAACGTTGCTCTTGACCTGAATACGACACTCAGCGTGTGGCCTAACCCGAACCAGGGTGATCAAGTTCACGTGAATATCATCGGTTTACAGGATGGTGTGAACAAAGTGACAGTAGACCTGTTCGATCTTACAGGTAAGCGTGTGATCTCACGTCAGTTCGCTGCACAGGATGGTAACATGAATACGGTCATGGACCTCAATGGATCAATGAACAGTGGTATGTACATGTTGCGCATTACCGCAGGAGAGAAAGTATTTACCGAGCGTCTGGTCATCCAGCATTGATCGGTAATTGAACAAACTGAAGGGCCGTCTCGAAAGAGGCGGCCCTTTTGCGTTGGCTATGTTCTTTCTGAATGGATCCACCCGGGCTAACAATTACGATTTAGGTGTGCTCAATGTGACTGAATGTTCAGTTCGAATGGGTAGTAGTTGTAGCGCGATCAGGAAGGAATTACCGGAAACTGGGTATTTCAGATCAACGTCGATGTGGAGAGCTTTGTAGAAAGATCGTACCATCGATCCATCACATGAAAACGAAAGCAACTGCCTCCAAGAATAGTTTACTTGCCTTATGTATCGGTATCAATAACTACCCAGGTACAGGTAGTGATCTCAGCGGATGTGTTAATGACGCAAACGATTGGGCGAAAGAGCTTAACTCCCGGGGATATAATGTGGAAAAGCTATTGGACAAGAACGCAAATGGAGCCAATATTCGCAAGGGGATAAATGCGACCATTGCAAAAGCGAAGCGCGGAGATACTGTGATCATCACCTACTCTGGACACGGCACGTACGTCCCCGACCTCAATGGAGATGAACCAGATGGTCTGGACGAGGCGATTTGTCCGCACGACACCAATACCAAAGGTGTGATCACTGATGATGAGCTTTTTCTGATGTTCAACGCGCGCGGTACAGGAGTGCATCTTGCCTTCCTATCCGACAGTTGTCATAGCGGCACGGTGAGCAGATTCGCACCAATTACCACGCCTGCAACGACAACTTCAGCAAATGCCCCGCAACGTACGGTACGGTTCCTGCCTCCATCGGTCTTTATGAAACCAGCGGCTCTGAAGAAAATGGGGATCGGTAGCGCTTATCGGGCCAGCAAGGCACCTGGGCGATATGCCGGACTTTTGTTGAGCGGTTGCCAAGACCATGAATACAGTTATGATGCTTGGTTCAACGGAAGACCGAACGGGGCATTCACATTCGTAGCATTGAAGACGCTGAAAACACTACCAGCCGGCTCCAACTATACTGCATGGTACAAAGCTATCCGCACTGCGCTTCCCTCACGCCAGTATGCTCAGACCCCGAACCTTTATGGCGATTCTCCCAGTAAGCGATGGAAAGTGCTTGCCTAAGCACCTATCTGACCAATATGAGGTAAGCTATTCTGTGTGGCTAAGTCAGGTTAATGGACAAAACGAATGGCGAGACCTTCTGAATGTCCTATCTGGATCAGGTTAGAGTAAAGGAAAAGCCCCCGATGGATCAGGGGCTTTTTTACGAAATTTGAATGATCTCAGTAGTACACCAACCGGCGCACCTTGGTAACGTGCTTTGCCAAACGGATAACCTGTTTGGTATACCCGAATTCGTTATCGTACCACGTGTAGAGTACAACGCTTTTGCCGTCCGGGGCTACTATGGTTGCATTGCTGTCGAAAACGCTACAGCATGTATCACCAATGATATCGCTGCTAACGAGTTCTGGATCTACCTGATAATGGATCTGGTTCACCAATTCACCCTCGAGAGCCGCTTTACGGATCATCTCGTTCATAGCTGCAAGATCCTTGATGGGCTTTTTCAGCGTGAGGTTCATGATCGCCAATGAACCATTAGGTGTAGGTACACGAACTGCATTAGCGGTCAGTTTGTCCTTCAAACTAGGAATTGCCTTGCTTACGGCAGTACCGGCTCCGGTGCTGGTGATCACCATATTGATGGCAGCACTGCGGCCACGGCGAGGTCCCTTGTGGTAATTATCCAACAAATTCTGGTCGTTGGTGTAAGCATGAACCGTTTCGATATGTCCTTTCTCGATCCCCACTTCATCTTCAACCACCTTAAGTATAGGGGAGATCGCGTTGGTCGTACAGCTAGCTGCACTGAAGATCTTCTCGTTCTCGATATCCTGTTCCTTGTGGTTGATCCCGTAAACGATGTTCGGTATCTCCTTGCC
This genomic window from Flavobacteriales bacterium contains:
- a CDS encoding caspase family protein; protein product: MKTKATASKNSLLALCIGINNYPGTGSDLSGCVNDANDWAKELNSRGYNVEKLLDKNANGANIRKGINATIAKAKRGDTVIITYSGHGTYVPDLNGDEPDGLDEAICPHDTNTKGVITDDELFLMFNARGTGVHLAFLSDSCHSGTVSRFAPITTPATTTSANAPQRTVRFLPPSVFMKPAALKKMGIGSAYRASKAPGRYAGLLLSGCQDHEYSYDAWFNGRPNGAFTFVALKTLKTLPAGSNYTAWYKAIRTALPSRQYAQTPNLYGDSPSKRWKVLA